The DNA window CCCAACTGCTCCCGGGAAATCTCTAGGGCTTGTAGGTAGAGGAGTTCGGCTTCACCATAGTGCCCTTGTGCCTCATACAGCACTGCCAGATTGTTGAGGCTTTGGGCAACATAGAGGTGACGATCGCCCAACTGCTCGCGGACAATCTCTAGAGCCTGTTGATAGAGTGGTTTAGCCTCCTCATAGCGACCTTGTGCATAGTAAAGCACAGCTAGGTTGTTGAGGCTGCTGGCAATATTTGGGTGGCGATCGCCCAACTGCTCACGGGAAATCTCTAGGGCTTGTAGGTAGAGGAGTTCGGCTTCCCCGTAGCGCCCTTGTGTCTCATACAATACTGCCAGATTGTTGAGGCTGGTGGCAACAGAGGGGTGGCGATCGCCCAATTGCCCGCGGACAATCTCCAGGGTTTGTAGGAGGAGAAGTTCAGCCTCGGCATAGCGACCGGCCTGGTGCAGCTCAAGTCCTTGATCATTCAAACGACTAGCCTCTTCGAGTCGTGCTGATCCTTCCACATTAGCCGTTGGCCCAGACTGTAATGCCAACTGATCATGGCCAACGCTACTTGGATGAGTAGAGGGTTCTGCCGTCACCTGCGCCCAAGCACTCGGCAACCCTCCCGTCACCATCGCCGTCGCCAGGGCCAAGCTCAACCATCGTCGCGTCCGCCACTTCATAGATTGACTCAGCTTGTGCTGTTTCGCTCGATCGTCCATGGGTCTTCACCTGCACATATCAGCTATGTCTACCTATGGCTGGGGCAACGCCACCTATGCACGCCGTGTACCCAGATCTCAACCACTCATCTAGACTAATACAGCTCTAAAGATACACTAGATAACATTTCAGGCAAGACCGTCCTATCTGTTGTGCGCAATCTTAAGCACATTTGGCACAGGATGGACGGTCATACGACGTTGAGGCCGACATGAACCAACCCAAGAGCGATCGCTACTCAAAAGCCCAGCAGATGACGAGATCTACTGGGCCGTTGAACGCAGGCGTTATGGATTGAGGTTGATGAATCGAGCGCCTAGGTTAACCGAGCTTAGGCTTCATCCAAGGCTGCGATACCCGGCAGCACTTTGCCTTCCAGCAGTTCCAAGCTAGCGCCACCGCCGGTGGAGATATGGCTCATTTGATCGGCCAGTCCCACTTTTTCCACGGCTGCCACAGAGTCGCCGCCGCCGATGATGGTGGTGGTGCCCTTGGGGGTTAGTTCTGCCAAGGTATGAGCGATCGCTTCTGTCCCAGCGGCAAACTTCTCGAATTCAAACACACCCATGGGGCCATTCCAGATGACGCTCTTGCAGTCTGCCAGGGCAGCTTGGAACACCTTGATGGAGTCGGGGCCGATGTCGAGACCCATCCAACCATCGGGGATAGCGTCGATGCTCACGGTTTGGGCATTGGCATCGGGAGAGAAGTTGTCGGCTACTACAACGTCGGTGGGCAGTAGGAGATCAACGCCTTTTTCCTTGGCTTTGATTTCTAGCGCTTTGGCGAGTTCCAGCTTGTCTTCTTCTACCAAGGATTTACCAACGCTGAGGCCACGGGCCTTGTAGAAGGTGAAGATCATGCCGCCGCCAATCAGCAGCTTGTCTACTTTTTCCAGCAGGGTTTCAATGACGCCAATCTTGCTCGATACCTTCGAGCCGCCAACGATCGCTGCTAGGGGAGGCTTAGGATTTTCGATCGCATTCTGGAGATACTGCAGCTCCTTGTCGATCAAGAAGCCAGCCACGGAGGGACTGAGGTAATGGGTCACCCCTTCCGTAGAAGCATGGGCGCGGTGGGCGGTACCGAAGGCGTCATTCACGTAGAGATCGGCAACGGATGCTAGCTTCTTGGAGAAGTCGGCGTCGTTTTTCTCTTCTTCTGCGTAGAAGCGCACGTTTTCTAGGAGTACAACTTCACCATCTTGCATCCCAGCAACAGCAGCGGCCACGGCATCGCCAATGCAGTCGTCACATTTGAGGACGGGCTTGCCGAGCAGCTCGGAAAGGCGAGTGGCTACCGGCGTGAGCCGCATACTGTCAACCACCTTGCCCTTGGGACGACCAAAGTGGCTGGTGAGGATGACCTTGGCTCCGTTGTCGCTCAGGTATTGAATGGTGGGTAGAGCAGCCCGAATGCGGGTGTCGTCGGTGATGCTGCCTTGATCATCGAGGGGTACGTTGAAGTCTGCACGCACCAGCACTCGCTTGCCAGACAAATCTGCTTTAGATAAAGTCGCTAATGTTTTTTTCGCCACGGCGAATGAACCCCCTAACTCAATAAGTGTTTTTACCTATGGACATTATTGTCTCATGACTGGGTCTGAGAACCGTCCTAGCCCCGGACTTTTCTAGGTACTTTTTTCCATCGTGGTATCTTATGACGCTCTGCTCAACAGACCTCAGCGGGTTCCTCTGCACTCCTCATCTCAAGGATGGTGGATCTAAGAGTTTAGGTGACAAGGTTGGAGAGCTGCTCTGGTCATCATCTCAACCAGGTGCCCATCCCTTGGACGGACGCACCAAAATTGACAAGATATTAAACCAGATGGAATAACGGTTCATCTAGGCTTTAGCCTTAGAGAATAGACAGCGATAGATCCCGCTATGGGATATCTATTGCTTCATGTCTTATGTTGTATCGTCCATATTGTACCGGAGTCTGCGTTCTAGTAAGGCACCCTATGTTTGAGACTGTTTTGTATCCCATTGACCAAACCCGTGAGTCGATTGAGGCAGCGGGTATGGTGGCTCAAGTGGTGAATCTTTGCCACAGCCGCCTTGTCATTCTTTCGGTTGTAGATCAGGAGGCGGAGGAGGAAGCTCAATCTGCTGCCTATGAGGCGATCGCTAAGCTGTTAGATGAAATCAAGACGTTATTTGGAGCGAGAGGAATTACCGCGGAAACGATGGAGCGCACCGGCAACCCGGCGTTCATGATTTGTGATGTGGCGGATGAAATTAACGCCAAGGTGATTATTATGGGCTGTCGCGGTTTGGGGCTCACGGAAGAGGGCGCGGCGGAGAGTGTCACCAATCGAGTCATCAATCTGGCTCCTTGTCCGGTGTTGATTGTGCCCTAGGTTAGTGCTCGTCCAGTTGGAGATGCTGATGCTCCAGTCATAGGGTGCTGCTGCGCAGCCGTAACGCACCATCTCATGAAGCATGGATGCGTTACGCTAGCGCTTCAGCGGATCCATGCCGCCTGGTTCAAAGCTAGTCCACCACCACCACAAATTCTTCACCTTCAACCACGACGCGATCGCCTCCCACCAGTTTCCGCCCGCGTCGGGTTTCTACGGCTCCATTCACCAAGACTTGACCGTCTTGAATCATCAGCTTGGCCTGGCCGCCCGTGCGTGCTGTGCCGGTGAGCTTCAAGAACTGGTCGAGTTTAATGGTATCGGGCTGCAGATCTGACATGGAGGGTCTCGGTACAGGATGGAGGTGAGATGGGGAGGATGGGGGCGCGTGACAGCACTCCTGTCCCGGCGATCGCCCCTGCGACTCAAAGGGCCCATGAGCTTCTTGTAAGAAACCCATGGGCCGTCTCTGTAGGCAAAGGAGAGGATTAATTGGTGCTGGGGCCCGTGGGTGTGTAGGTGACTTCTGCGGTTTGGCCGCGATCGCCCATGGAGGTAGCTTCCCCGCCGTTGTAGGACAGGGTGACACCGCCAGCATTGCCGGTGAAGATCACGAGTTCTCGCTGGGCTTCCCATTGACGCTCGGTGCCGGCGGGCAGGGTGCCTTCGTAGTCTGTAGTGCCATCCACTGTGATGCTCACCCAAGCCGGTTCGCTGGCGGTGAGGGTGACTGCAATGGGTACGTCAGGCGTCACGGTTGGGGGCGGGGTCGGTTCGGTCGGTTCTTCAACCAGCGGCTCTGCTGCAGTAATCTCTGGCTCTGGGCTGGGAGCGATCGCTTCGTCATCTGAGGATGAACGATTGGCGACTCCCACGGCAACACCAATGCCGATGATCACCAGCGCCACGGTACCCAGACCTAGCCAGAGGGGAAATCCAGCCGAGGGCGATCGCCGCGACATGCGTCGAGCCACGAGATCGGCTTCCGGGGTAGGCAAGACGGTTTGCGTTAAGGCAAAGGCATCGTCGGGTGCCGTAGCTTCTTCGGCGACCTCATAGTGATCGGGTTGCGGAGGTTGATCCGTCGCCGTCTCGGCGGCAGATGGATTAATGGGAAACTGTTTGGCAACTGCAATTCCATCAAGACCTAGAGCTTCAGCATGTCGGCGGATGAAACCTTGAACAAAAACGGCTTCTGGCAAAATGTCTACTTGCCCAGACTCTATGGCCCGCAGCATTCTCAGGGGCACGTAGGTGGTTGCCGTTACTTGCTCCAATGAAATTCCCTGCTCTTCTCGCACTTGGCATAGAAAAGCCCCGATTTCAATGAGGTGTTGAACTTGAATTGGAGTTAGCTTGCCCACACGCGTCCTCAAATTCCCTGGCACAATGTTTGCTTTCATCTTCTGACGTTACAGTACACCAATCTGCTGGACTGTGGGCGACGCATCGCCCATATTAACCACTATCGGAGCAATTCCTGCTGCTCAAAGAATATCGCGAATGGCGTTGTCTGAATACTACCTTTAGAAAGACATCGAGAGAGACGTCAGCACTTGATAGGATTACCGCCGGTTATTGGGTAGGAGGCAAGCAACAAAAAATTATCAACTTTAGGCAGTCTTGATAGCAAGAAGCCATAGATGTGCGACTAGACTGGTGGTAGAAACCATATTAGTGGCTTAAGGAGCCTGCCTCCTATGGTGACCAAACAGACATTTTCTAGCTTTGATGATATGTTAGCCACCTCCGAACAGCCGGTGCTGATCGACTTTTATGCGCCTTGGTGTGGGCCCTGCCAACTGATGGCAACGATTCTCAAGGAGGTGAATGCTCAGCTTGGGGAGCGGCTGCGCATTGTGAAAATCAACACGGACAACTATCCAGCGATCGCCTCCCAGCATGACATTCAAGCCCTACCCACCCTGGTGTTGTTTAAAAACGGGCAGCCGATCGAACGCATTGAGGGGGTGGTGCGCAGCCATCAACTGATTCCCCATCTTACGAGCTTGCTCGACGACGCGTCTTGAACCCCTGTCTAGCTAATGCCTAGCTAATTGTCTATCTAACCTCTCTTTTTTCCTATGCTGAGAAATTTAGTTGCCTTCGCGACCCTGTTCATTTCCATTGGAATTTTTATCTATTTCTCGAAGGAGATTCGCTAGGGCGATCGGACTGAGAAGCTGCTGGTTCACTCAAACAATCTGCCCCAGCCGTTTTTACGCCGATGGGTGAGCCAGCGCGCATTCAGCAGTTCGCGGCTGTATTTTTCAAACTGTCCACCCCTCCCCGAATAGCCGTCATGGACGGAGCCGTAGGGATCGTGGCAGACATAGCCAGCGTCATACTGACCCACGACTACAATCATGTGGCCACCTGAGGGAGCTGTGATCGGCCCACGATGCAGGATGCCAATGACAATGGGTTTTCCTTGATCGAGGCTGCGATCGAGATCCTCATAGTCTAGGTTGTAGTGAAAGGCTGAGCGGATGCCGTAGGACTGCAGCACTCGCGTTTGCACAGCGTGGTCGGTGGTGTCACCTAGGGCAACCACTTTGCGCAGGTAGTCGTTATCGTTGGCGATCGCTGCTCCGAGAAACCGAGCTGCCATGGCGCAGGCTGAGCTATTGCAGGTGCGCCACGATTCAATATAGTTGTCCCGCTGGCTGAAGTAGGGTACGGCTAGAGGCTTCTTGTCGGCCCGTTTTGCTACAACCGGGTAGACCATTTTGCCATCTTGCTCCACCCGCGCATGGGGAGTGTAGACGTACCACGTATTGCGCCCCCGCAGGAACTGATTTTTCAGCGAGATGCGGATGTGGTTATCAAAGTTTTGTCCTGCACTAGCATAGGCATAGGACTGGATTTCAAACTGCGTGCCGATGGGAATTTGGCAGCACTCTGTATCGGCGAGCTGGCTGGCCTGCAAGGGGCGCAGCTTGAACATGGTGTTTTGGGTGACGACTAACACCTGCCCTTTGCGCAGGGGGGCATGTTTATCGGGCGGTGGATAAACCGCCTTGCCGTCGTAGAAGATTTGGGCGTGGCGATCGTAGATATACCAGGTGTTAAAGCCGTTGAGGGTTTGCCCGTCTAACGCAACTTTGACATGGCCGTTAAAATCCATGCCGCCGCTGGCGTAGGCATAGGACGCGATGGGAAATTCTTGACCAGCGATCGCTCGGTATTGCTCTTGTTCTGGTAGATTAGACGACTGCTCGGTGCGCCGCTTGAGAACTGTATCGACCGTGACCCGTAAAAGCTTAACCATATGCTGTCTACGCCCACTAAAGACCCTAGTTGCATCATGCCATCATGGCACCACAATACCAAGCAAATCCTCTGATTAGCTGACGTATGTTTCCCTTCATGCCCCAGCCCCTTCCCCCACAAGGGTAAGAAGGGGAGTAAGAAGGTACAAGTGCTCTCAAAGCCCCTCTACCGACCTGGGAGAGGGGTTTGGGGTGAGGGTCTTCGAGTTGTATTCATCAACCTCTGTTGGCTAACCTCACGCCATAAAAAACGGTGCAGAGGTCTGCACCGTTCCCAAACATCATAAAACCCAAGTCGCTAGAAGCGATCGCGCCCCGCTTACTTGTTGGGTTGGGGGGTCATGCGCAGGTAGGGCTTGACTTCGGTCACACCCTTAGGGAACTGCTTCTTGGCATCTTCGGTGGAGATGGAAGGTACCACGACGCAGTCGCCGCCGTCAGTCCAGTTGGCTGGGGTGGCTACCTTGTGGTAGTCGGTCAACTGGAGAGAATCAATCACCCGCAGGATTTCATCAAAGTTACGACCGGTGCTGGCGGGGTAGGTGAGGGACAACCGCAGCTTTTTGTTGGGGTCGATGATGAACACCGTACGCACGGTCAGCGTATTGCTGGCGTTGGGGTGGATCATGTCGTACAGGTCAGACACGGTGCGATCGGGGTCTGCCAAGATCGGGTAGTTGAGGGCAGTGCTTTGGGTTTCTTCAATGTCGCATACCCAACCCTTGTGAGAATCAACGTCATCGACGCTGAGGGCGATGGTTTTGACGTTACGCTTGTCAAATTCTGGCTTGAGCTTGGCAACCGTTCCCAACTCGGTGGTGCACACCGGAGTGTAGTCAGCGGGGTGGGAGAAGAGAACAACCCAGCTATCGCCAGCCCAATCGTAAAAGTTAATCTCGCCTTCGGTTGAGGCTTGGGTAAAGTTTGGAACAGTATCACCGAGTCGAAGCGCCATAATTCCTTAGTCCTGTGAATCGAAACTGTAGTACATGCATGACTAACATCACCAATGCCTAAATCCTGGGAAACTCTGCAAGCGATCGCGCCTTTAGCTCCTGATTTAAGACATTTATGTGAACCTATATGCCATGATGCCATAAAACCCCGGTTTTCCGGTCGGAGTTTAGATCTTTTTATATTTTCTTCTGATGACAACCCAGGAGCGATCGCAGTTAAGACTTGCCCTGCGGTCTGTTGAGACCATTCCCTATTCCCCGGTGAGGCGGTGATCATTCGGGTTTTGGTGGAATGCTGGTGCCTAGGGAAGCGATCGCCTAGGGGAGATTGTCCGGCCGGTTGCGGAATCGATAGCATAATGAAAGAGTGTGTTACATAGGTTCACAAACGGCATCATGGCGAGAGACTTACGGGGATTTCTCAATCTCATTGAAGAACGGGGGCAACTGCGCCGCATTAAGGCCCTGGTGGATCCAGACTTGGAAATTGCAGAAATCTCAAATCGGATGCTGCAGTGTGGCGGCCCAGCGTTGCTGTTTGAGAATGTCAAGGGCTCTCCCCATCCAGTGGCTGTGAACACCATGGGGACGGTGGAACGCATCTGCTGGGCCATGAAGATGGAAGCGCCCGAGGAACTGGAAACCCTAGGCAAAAAGCTAGGGATGCTGCAACAGCCAAAGCCACCGAAGAAAATTTCCCAGGCGGTGGATTTTGGCAAGGTGCTGTTTGATGTGGTACGAGCCAAGCCATCTCGGGATCTCTTGCCCGCTTGTCATCAGGTGGTGGTGCAGGGTGACGATCTCGATCTCAACCAAATTCCCATGATTCGCCCCTATGCCGGGGATGCGGGCAAAATCATCACCCTAGGGCTGGTAATTACCAAAGATTGCGAAACCGGCATTCCCAATGTGGGGGTCTACCGGCTGCAGCTTCAGTCAAAAACCACGATGACCGTGCATTGGCTATCGGTGCGGGGCGGTGCTCGGCATCTGCGCAAGGCAGCGGAGCGGGGCAAGAAGCTGGAGGTGGCGATCGCCCTGGGGGTCGATCCGTTGATCATCATGGCGGCGGCGACGCCCATCCCGGTGGACTTATCCGAATGGCTGTTTGCCGGTCTCTATGGCGGTTCGGGTGTGCATCTGGCGAAGTGTAAAACCGTGGACTTGGAAGTTCCTGCGGATTCAGAGTTTGTCCTAGAAGGCACGATCACCCCCGGCGAAATGCTGCCCGATGGCCCCTTTGGCGACCACATGGGCTACTACGGCGGCGTAGAAGACTCGCCCCTCGTGCGCTTTCAATGCATGACCCATCGCCGCAATCCGGTCTATCTCACCACCTTTAGCGGCCGTCCTCCCAAGGAAGAGGCAATGATGGCGATCGCGCTTAACCGTATCTATACCCCGATCCTGCGGCAGCAAGTCTCGGAAATTGTAGACTTTTTCCTGCCCATGGAAGCCCTCAGCTACAAAGCTGCGATTATTTCCATCGACAAGGCCTATCCGGGGCAAGCTCGCCGCGCCGCCCTAGCCTTTTGGAGCGCCCTACCCCAGTTCACCTACACCAAGTTTGTGATTGTGGTAGACAAGGAGATTAATATCCGCGATCCGCGTCAAGTGGTATGGGCGATCACCTCGAAGGTGGATCCCAGTCGAGACGTGTTCATTTTGCCGGATACGCCCTTTGATACCCTCGATTTTGCCAGCGAGCGCATTGGTCTGGGCGGCCGCATGGGGATCGATGCCACCACCAAAATGCCCCCGGAAACCGATCACGCTTGGGGTGAACCGCTCATGTCGGATCCGGAGGTGGCGGCCTTGGTCGATCGCCGTTGGGCCGACTATGGCCTGGGAGATGTGCAGTTTGGCTCGGTGGATCCCAACCTCTTCGGCTACGATATGCCTCGGTGATGGTTGCCCCAGTCGGTGAAGTGGTCAACATCCCGTCGGTTGATGCGCGGAATCGAAGCCGACGGAATGCTTGCCTACGAGATGCTAGATGTAGCGCAGAATCGGCACTAGCTTGAGGCTATAGGCCGATTCAAAGCTGCTCTTTTTGTTGCCCAAGCTCCACAGTTCTAGGGCACAGTCATCGCCAGATTGGGTCGGGGTGAGCAAGAGGTGCAGGGTTTTGATTTCCGGGTGATATTGACATTCCACTTTCTTAATCGCGCCAATTTGGCGGCGATCTAGGGCAACGGCGATGCGCAGCAGGGGGCTGAGTTGCTCGACAATCTGCCGGTAGGTCTTACTGCCAAGGTTGCGATAGTTGTCGTGCTTTTTCTTGGGGTCGCTCTTGCGGTGGTAGCGGGCTAGGTTAGCGATCGCTTCAATTTCCAACTCGGTGTAGCCCAGCAGTTCTCCGTGGCGAATCAGGTAGTAGGAATGCTTATGGTGGGCCGCGTGGCTAATGAAGTGGCCGCTGTTGTGCAAAATTGCCGCAGCCCAGAGCAGTTCCCGTTCGCCTGCGCCCCAGTCATGGAGGCGTCCCTGGGTTTGGTCAAATAAATTGACGGCAAAGTCGGCCACCCGTTCAGCATAGGCCAGATTGACCTGATACTTTTGGGCCGACCGAAAGACACTGCGCTGTCGTACGGAACTTTGAAAGCGCAGCCGATCTTCAATCAAGCCATGGGTGAGCATCCAATCGACAATCACGCCCTCCCGCAGCGATCGCTCGCAGAGGGTCATGTGATCTTGCTTCAACAGGGTCATGGCTTCCTGGAGAATCACCGCCCCCGGCAGGATGATTTCTGCCCGCCGATCGGACAAGCCTGGAATTTTGAGGCGATCGCTGTAGCTGAGCTTACGCAGGCGCTCTACGATATCCCGCAAGTCTTCTAGGCTAAACTCATAGCCCTGGAGTGGATCGGGCGCTGTGCCGAGATGTTCGCAGGCGTGCATGGTGGCGAGGGCTTCAATGGTGCCCGATGTGCCGACCATGATGGGATGGCTGTTGGGTGAAACGTGGGACTGCAGTTCCTCGGTGGATCGTTCCAACATGCCGCGCACGAAGGCTTTAAGGCGATAGAAGTCTTCATCTTCAATCGGGTCAGACGTCACGAATTCTGACGTTAACCGGACAGCGCCGACTTTAGTACTGCTCAAAAATGCCGCTTCGTGGCCGTCCCCTAGAACCAGCTCTGTCGAACCACCGCCAATGTCAATGATGATGTGGGGATGTTGGTTAAACTCCATCGCCGACAGCACGCCTAGGTAGATGCGTCGGGCTTCTTCGGGGCCAGAGATGAGATCGATAGACAACCCCAGCTCAGCTTCGACGCGATCGAGAAATTCTCGACCATTGGGTGCTTCACGGACGGCGCTGGTGGCCACGGCCACAATGTCTTCTGCATGACGGCTTTTGGCGATCGCCATACAGCGCTTGAAGGTTTTCATCGCCCGATCCATGGCCTCTGGCGTGAGGTTGCCCGTTTTGGGATCACGCTCTCCCAGACGCACCATATCTTTTTCGCGGTCGATGATCGTAAACGACGGCAGGTCGGGCTGAATGCGAACCACTGCCATATGAATCGAGTTGGTACCAACATCGATCGCAGCAAGGATGCGGTCTTGCTCAATGACCATAGTGAATGATGAATGAAGGAATGTATATCAGCGGCATGGTTAGTGGGAAGGAGCAACAAGGGTGGGGTACTCGGTTCATAGCCCATCGCTGTTGGACATCAGCGTTGCTGGTCTCACTCCCGTAGACCACCCCAATGTGGGATGAAGTGCCATCATCTTATCGTGCCATGTGAACCGATTCGGGGCGATCGCTGGGAATGCCTCCCTAGCTCTAGCCCTAATCTGGATCTTGCTTATAGCGGCGGGGATGGTGGCGATCGCCCGGTGAGGACTGCCGTTGATACCAGCGCTGCCATTCTTTTGAGCTGCGGATAGCAAACCATAGGAGCAGCAAGGCAATGATGCCGCCCTGTTCAGGTGCATCAAAGGCCAAGAGCACAAGGGTGATGCAGAGAAAATCTTGGGCAAAGATCAGCCAGATGGGCGTCCGCCGTAGGCGATAAAACCAGCCGACTTGCACAAGCTGTAGAACTAAGGCCAACAGACCACCGACCATCCCCAAAACGCCGGTGAGGAGGCTAGGTAATTGGGCCGAGCGGGCCACGGCAATGCCAGCGATCGCGCCCACGATCGGACTAAACAAAAGCTGCACAATTTGGATGCCCCGTTGACCTACAGGCTCCTTCGACAGCAGCAGCTCAATGAGGGACCAGCTTACCAACACGCCCAGCACTAAGGAGGGATGAAACTGAGACAGGATAGGAACATCTGCCCATAAATTGTCGCTGTAGAGCAAACCAATGATCAGGAGAGGGAGCCCAATTCTGACGCCAGCCGCCGCAGAAACCGATAGAGCAGCGAGAATCTCAATCATAATGATGCCGCCGACTCACCCTAAAATCTAATGCCATACATTGAGCCCAAGGAACGAGTCCAGCCCGGTTCTGCTGCCAGATCCCATAGCTGACTTGGCATGAACGTTGGTTGTGATCATGAAGCAACTGAATCATCCTTCCTGGGCCGTAGAACAGGGGTAATGCCTGGTTGTTGTATCGGGCGATGAATGAGGCATCTCTCGCCCCAGCGTCTTACCCTATGTCCTATCATGAGACATTTGAGCATGAACTTGTTAGGAGAAGCGATCGCCGCTATCCTACCAGACATCCATGGATTTGTACTGTTCCTACGCCCCAGGTAGGATT is part of the Leptolyngbya sp. CCY15150 genome and encodes:
- a CDS encoding DUF4126 domain-containing protein, which encodes MIEILAALSVSAAAGVRIGLPLLIIGLLYSDNLWADVPILSQFHPSLVLGVLVSWSLIELLLSKEPVGQRGIQIVQLLFSPIVGAIAGIAVARSAQLPSLLTGVLGMVGGLLALVLQLVQVGWFYRLRRTPIWLIFAQDFLCITLVLLAFDAPEQGGIIALLLLWFAIRSSKEWQRWYQRQSSPGDRHHPRRYKQDPD
- the trxA gene encoding thioredoxin; this encodes MVTKQTFSSFDDMLATSEQPVLIDFYAPWCGPCQLMATILKEVNAQLGERLRIVKINTDNYPAIASQHDIQALPTLVLFKNGQPIERIEGVVRSHQLIPHLTSLLDDAS
- a CDS encoding C39 family peptidase; protein product: MVKLLRVTVDTVLKRRTEQSSNLPEQEQYRAIAGQEFPIASYAYASGGMDFNGHVKVALDGQTLNGFNTWYIYDRHAQIFYDGKAVYPPPDKHAPLRKGQVLVVTQNTMFKLRPLQASQLADTECCQIPIGTQFEIQSYAYASAGQNFDNHIRISLKNQFLRGRNTWYVYTPHARVEQDGKMVYPVVAKRADKKPLAVPYFSQRDNYIESWRTCNSSACAMAARFLGAAIANDNDYLRKVVALGDTTDHAVQTRVLQSYGIRSAFHYNLDYEDLDRSLDQGKPIVIGILHRGPITAPSGGHMIVVVGQYDAGYVCHDPYGSVHDGYSGRGGQFEKYSRELLNARWLTHRRKNGWGRLFE
- a CDS encoding phosphoglycerate kinase; its protein translation is MAKKTLATLSKADLSGKRVLVRADFNVPLDDQGSITDDTRIRAALPTIQYLSDNGAKVILTSHFGRPKGKVVDSMRLTPVATRLSELLGKPVLKCDDCIGDAVAAAVAGMQDGEVVLLENVRFYAEEEKNDADFSKKLASVADLYVNDAFGTAHRAHASTEGVTHYLSPSVAGFLIDKELQYLQNAIENPKPPLAAIVGGSKVSSKIGVIETLLEKVDKLLIGGGMIFTFYKARGLSVGKSLVEEDKLELAKALEIKAKEKGVDLLLPTDVVVADNFSPDANAQTVSIDAIPDGWMGLDIGPDSIKVFQAALADCKSVIWNGPMGVFEFEKFAAGTEAIAHTLAELTPKGTTTIIGGGDSVAAVEKVGLADQMSHISTGGGASLELLEGKVLPGIAALDEA
- a CDS encoding RNA-binding S4 domain-containing protein: MSDLQPDTIKLDQFLKLTGTARTGGQAKLMIQDGQVLVNGAVETRRGRKLVGGDRVVVEGEEFVVVVD
- a CDS encoding RodZ domain-containing protein → MGKLTPIQVQHLIEIGAFLCQVREEQGISLEQVTATTYVPLRMLRAIESGQVDILPEAVFVQGFIRRHAEALGLDGIAVAKQFPINPSAAETATDQPPQPDHYEVAEEATAPDDAFALTQTVLPTPEADLVARRMSRRSPSAGFPLWLGLGTVALVIIGIGVAVGVANRSSSDDEAIAPSPEPEITAAEPLVEEPTEPTPPPTVTPDVPIAVTLTASEPAWVSITVDGTTDYEGTLPAGTERQWEAQRELVIFTGNAGGVTLSYNGGEATSMGDRGQTAEVTYTPTGPSTN
- a CDS encoding universal stress protein; the encoded protein is MFETVLYPIDQTRESIEAAGMVAQVVNLCHSRLVILSVVDQEAEEEAQSAAYEAIAKLLDEIKTLFGARGITAETMERTGNPAFMICDVADEINAKVIIMGCRGLGLTEEGAAESVTNRVINLAPCPVLIVP
- a CDS encoding peroxiredoxin, yielding MALRLGDTVPNFTQASTEGEINFYDWAGDSWVVLFSHPADYTPVCTTELGTVAKLKPEFDKRNVKTIALSVDDVDSHKGWVCDIEETQSTALNYPILADPDRTVSDLYDMIHPNASNTLTVRTVFIIDPNKKLRLSLTYPASTGRNFDEILRVIDSLQLTDYHKVATPANWTDGGDCVVVPSISTEDAKKQFPKGVTEVKPYLRMTPQPNK
- a CDS encoding tetratricopeptide repeat protein, yielding MDDRAKQHKLSQSMKWRTRRWLSLALATAMVTGGLPSAWAQVTAEPSTHPSSVGHDQLALQSGPTANVEGSARLEEASRLNDQGLELHQAGRYAEAELLLLQTLEIVRGQLGDRHPSVATSLNNLAVLYETQGRYGEAELLYLQALEISREQLGDRHPNIASSLNNLAVLYYAQGRYEEAKPLYQQALEIVREQLGDRHLYVAQSLNNLAVLYEAQGHYGEAELLYLQALEISREQLG
- a CDS encoding UbiD family decarboxylase, with translation MARDLRGFLNLIEERGQLRRIKALVDPDLEIAEISNRMLQCGGPALLFENVKGSPHPVAVNTMGTVERICWAMKMEAPEELETLGKKLGMLQQPKPPKKISQAVDFGKVLFDVVRAKPSRDLLPACHQVVVQGDDLDLNQIPMIRPYAGDAGKIITLGLVITKDCETGIPNVGVYRLQLQSKTTMTVHWLSVRGGARHLRKAAERGKKLEVAIALGVDPLIIMAAATPIPVDLSEWLFAGLYGGSGVHLAKCKTVDLEVPADSEFVLEGTITPGEMLPDGPFGDHMGYYGGVEDSPLVRFQCMTHRRNPVYLTTFSGRPPKEEAMMAIALNRIYTPILRQQVSEIVDFFLPMEALSYKAAIISIDKAYPGQARRAALAFWSALPQFTYTKFVIVVDKEINIRDPRQVVWAITSKVDPSRDVFILPDTPFDTLDFASERIGLGGRMGIDATTKMPPETDHAWGEPLMSDPEVAALVDRRWADYGLGDVQFGSVDPNLFGYDMPR